A genome region from Tolypothrix sp. PCC 7712 includes the following:
- a CDS encoding DUF655 domain-containing protein, with protein sequence MLILALAGCQKVQSFNKLPAPLPQDPLVQVYFNHSESSEFTEPYRQQVRLGDNLEQHIVDAIAQSKSTVDVAVQELRLPKVAQALVDRQKAGVKVRLILENTYSRPWSSFTSEEISQLEKREQERYNEVRKFIDINQDNQLSSEEINQRDALVIVQNAKVPLIDDKADGTAGSSLMHHKFVIVDNSIVIVTSANFTLSDVFGDYSNPSSLGNANNFLKIESPELAALFTEEFNTMWGDGPGGKPDSRFGLQKPARSPKTITLGETKITVQFSPTSPTQPWSQSTNGLIANTLESATKYVDMALFVFSDQQLANVLENRHQNKVNIRALIEPQFAYRSYSEGLDMMGFALAEECKYEVDNRPWKNPITTVGVPTLPKGDLLHHKFAVIDGNTVITGSHNWSEAANNGNDETLLVIENPKVAAHYVREFARLYTKVKLGLPLTIQQKIATEAKQCPQIKSPTSSTNQISPKINLNTASLEELETLPGVGKKLAQRIIIARQQQKFTSLNDLEKVPGVSTKMINKWQYTITW encoded by the coding sequence TTGCTTATTCTTGCTCTAGCTGGTTGTCAAAAAGTTCAGTCATTCAATAAGCTTCCTGCACCCTTACCGCAAGATCCATTGGTGCAGGTTTACTTTAACCATTCCGAGTCCTCAGAATTTACCGAACCTTACCGTCAGCAAGTTCGTCTGGGAGATAATTTAGAACAGCATATTGTCGATGCAATTGCTCAATCTAAATCTACCGTCGATGTCGCCGTTCAAGAATTACGTTTACCAAAAGTAGCTCAAGCATTAGTAGATAGACAAAAAGCTGGAGTCAAAGTCAGATTAATTTTAGAAAATACCTATAGCCGTCCTTGGAGTAGCTTCACAAGCGAGGAAATTAGCCAGTTAGAAAAAAGGGAACAAGAACGCTATAACGAAGTTCGTAAATTTATCGATATTAACCAGGATAATCAGCTCAGTTCTGAAGAAATTAACCAAAGAGATGCTTTGGTAATCGTACAAAATGCCAAAGTTCCTTTAATAGATGACAAAGCCGATGGGACAGCAGGTAGCAGTTTAATGCATCACAAATTTGTGATTGTAGACAATAGCATTGTGATTGTTACTTCTGCAAACTTCACTTTGAGCGATGTTTTTGGAGACTATAGTAATCCCAGTAGTTTAGGCAATGCCAACAATTTCTTAAAAATAGAGAGTCCAGAACTAGCAGCTTTATTTACAGAAGAGTTTAACACCATGTGGGGTGATGGCCCAGGCGGTAAGCCAGATAGCCGATTTGGTTTGCAAAAACCAGCGCGATCGCCAAAAACTATTACTTTAGGTGAAACTAAAATTACTGTACAGTTTTCGCCAACTTCACCCACTCAACCTTGGAGTCAGAGTACAAACGGTTTAATAGCTAATACTTTAGAATCAGCTACTAAATATGTGGATATGGCATTGTTTGTATTTTCCGATCAACAATTAGCTAATGTTCTCGAAAATCGCCATCAAAACAAAGTCAATATTCGCGCTTTAATTGAACCACAATTTGCCTATCGTTCTTACAGCGAAGGCTTAGATATGATGGGATTTGCACTAGCTGAAGAGTGTAAATATGAAGTAGATAACCGCCCTTGGAAAAATCCTATTACTACTGTTGGCGTACCAACTTTACCAAAAGGCGATTTATTGCATCACAAATTTGCTGTTATTGATGGTAATACAGTAATTACAGGTTCTCATAATTGGTCAGAAGCCGCTAATAATGGTAACGATGAAACCCTACTAGTAATTGAAAATCCTAAAGTTGCTGCCCATTATGTACGTGAATTTGCTCGTCTTTATACAAAGGTAAAACTTGGTTTACCACTTACTATTCAACAAAAAATTGCAACCGAAGCCAAACAATGTCCGCAAATTAAATCTCCAACATCCAGTACAAATCAGATATCTCCTAAAATCAATCTCAATACCGCTAGCCTAGAAGAATTAGAAACCCTACCAGGTGTTGGTAAAAAATTAGCACAGCGAATAATCATTGCTCGTCAACAGCAAAAGTTTACATCTTTGAATGATTTAGAAAAAGTCCCGGGTGTTAGTACCAAAATGATAAATAAATGGCAATATACTATTACTTGGTAG
- a CDS encoding HAD-IA family hydrolase — protein sequence MERPKVIFLDAVGTLIGVKGSVGEVYSKLAQEFDVEVSADTLDKTFIESFKAAPPPIFPDADNQDILQREFDWWRIIALNTFESAGVLKQFSDFSAFFSELYIHFGTAEPWFVYPDVLPALINWRRMGIELGVLSNFDSRIYSVLQSLGLRDFFTSITISTEARAAKPDPQIFAIALEKHKCPPEAAWHIGDSPEEDYQAAKAAGLRGILINREQKSGLNI from the coding sequence ATGGAACGACCGAAAGTTATTTTTTTAGATGCTGTAGGCACACTCATCGGGGTCAAAGGTAGTGTGGGCGAAGTTTATAGTAAGCTAGCCCAGGAATTTGATGTGGAAGTTTCCGCTGATACATTAGATAAAACATTTATCGAAAGCTTTAAAGCCGCACCACCGCCGATATTTCCTGATGCAGACAACCAAGACATTCTCCAGCGCGAATTTGATTGGTGGCGAATCATTGCCCTCAATACTTTTGAAAGCGCAGGCGTTCTCAAGCAATTTTCTGACTTTTCGGCTTTTTTTAGTGAACTTTATATCCACTTTGGCACTGCTGAACCGTGGTTTGTTTATCCTGATGTGCTACCAGCTTTGATTAACTGGCGGCGGATGGGAATCGAATTAGGAGTGTTGTCTAATTTCGATTCCCGCATTTATTCAGTGTTGCAAAGTTTAGGACTCAGGGACTTTTTCACCTCCATCACCATTTCTACGGAAGCACGCGCCGCTAAACCAGATCCTCAAATTTTTGCTATAGCCTTAGAAAAACATAAGTGTCCACCTGAGGCTGCATGGCACATTGGCGACAGCCCAGAAGAAGACTATCAAGCTGCTAAAGCTGCTGGCTTGAGAGGTATTTTGATCAATCGTGAGCAAAAGTCAGGACTCAATATTTAG
- a CDS encoding TetR/AcrR family transcriptional regulator, giving the protein MPRTPAENERIRQATKEQILKAAMELFFSKGYHATSIDDVAKTAKISKGLLYHYFKGKEDVIAALVDMRLHDLLFVMEAAAAKPTPAEQIRHIAEGALEDVRRKPEVFRFYLNLFTQPRLDPVVAKYSQRLMDEQEKQFEVQTEMFTKLGVANPRKRSIYFSSTLQGIMLMFSTYPNTFPLDEVKAQVIEEFCSP; this is encoded by the coding sequence ATGCCCCGCACCCCAGCAGAAAATGAACGTATCCGTCAGGCTACCAAGGAGCAAATCTTAAAAGCGGCGATGGAGCTTTTTTTCAGCAAAGGCTATCACGCCACCTCTATTGACGACGTTGCGAAAACAGCGAAGATATCCAAGGGACTTCTTTATCATTATTTCAAAGGCAAAGAAGATGTGATTGCGGCACTGGTTGATATGCGACTCCACGATTTATTGTTTGTCATGGAAGCGGCGGCTGCAAAACCAACACCTGCCGAACAAATCCGGCACATTGCCGAAGGAGCTTTAGAAGATGTCCGCCGAAAACCTGAAGTTTTCCGTTTTTACCTCAACCTGTTTACCCAACCCAGGCTCGATCCAGTCGTAGCTAAATACAGCCAGAGGTTAATGGATGAGCAAGAAAAGCAGTTTGAGGTGCAGACGGAAATGTTCACAAAGCTGGGGGTAGCAAATCCACGCAAGCGATCTATCTATTTCTCCTCAACTTTACAAGGCATCATGCTAATGTTTTCTACCTATCCCAATACTTTTCCTTTGGATGAGGTGAAAGCGCAAGTCATTGAGGAGTTTTGCAGCCCGTGA
- a CDS encoding response regulator has protein sequence MNNKLLIVDDDASMRLLMEEVLESLEDEEVELLMAKNGEEALAIIQTEKPKLVFLDIIMPKMDGLEVCNTVKKKLAIPDIYIVMLTANGQEFDKQQGIDVGADLYITKPFRPNIVLKISREVLGLPVAVELAKDGL, from the coding sequence ATGAACAATAAGCTACTAATTGTTGATGATGACGCTAGTATGCGTTTGCTAATGGAGGAAGTGCTAGAAAGCCTAGAAGATGAAGAAGTAGAATTATTGATGGCTAAAAATGGTGAAGAAGCATTAGCAATTATTCAAACAGAAAAGCCAAAACTAGTCTTTTTAGACATAATTATGCCAAAAATGGATGGTCTAGAAGTTTGTAATACTGTTAAGAAAAAACTAGCAATCCCTGATATTTACATTGTTATGCTTACTGCTAACGGGCAGGAATTCGATAAACAACAAGGTATTGATGTAGGTGCAGATTTGTATATAACCAAGCCTTTTCGCCCTAATATAGTACTAAAAATTTCTAGAGAGGTACTGGGTTTACCCGTTGCTGTTGAATTGGCAAAAGACGGTTTGTAA
- a CDS encoding amino acid permease encodes MQTVLKSSQEQVTRLFSNLEFDGNQLSHQPGSVLGSTALIAGTTVGAGILALPAVTLPSGVVPSTVLLIGVWLYTLVSGLLIAEATVNTMRFAGRPSVGMLAMIENTLGVVGGRIAGATYLLLHYALLVAYTTQGGDILGSAIANLLGIQHKLPAWVGTIVFTLIFGGIMYLGREKFVEKLNSVFVAIVLVSFLGLLLLAGEQVKTTQLLFQNWSALGSAVSVMAVALFYHNVVPVVVTQLEGDTRKIRQSIVIGSLIPLIMFLAWNAVILGSVSPEILQKTVDGRTIFDPLQILRSGSAGEWLGVLVSIFSEFAIATSFIGFVYGLLDFFQEIFFVTQVQFSSRLPLYSVILLPAMSLGAINPKIFFTALDYVGTFNISVLAGIIPALMTWKQRHSLEQSNKIHQPLVPGGKVTLIAMIGIALVIIGKEIWAL; translated from the coding sequence ATGCAGACTGTTCTCAAATCAAGCCAAGAACAAGTCACTCGATTGTTTTCTAATTTGGAATTTGATGGAAATCAGTTAAGTCATCAACCTGGTAGCGTGTTAGGTAGCACAGCATTGATTGCAGGAACCACGGTTGGTGCAGGAATTTTGGCATTACCTGCGGTGACTTTACCGTCTGGGGTTGTACCATCAACAGTGCTGTTGATTGGTGTATGGTTATATACCTTAGTTTCAGGATTATTAATTGCCGAAGCCACTGTAAATACTATGCGTTTTGCTGGTCGTCCCAGTGTAGGCATGTTAGCAATGATTGAAAATACTCTTGGTGTTGTAGGTGGGCGAATTGCTGGTGCTACCTACTTATTGCTACACTATGCCCTCTTGGTAGCATACACAACCCAAGGTGGCGATATTTTAGGTTCTGCGATCGCAAACTTACTTGGTATCCAACATAAATTACCTGCATGGGTAGGCACAATAGTTTTTACCCTGATATTTGGCGGGATTATGTATCTGGGGCGAGAAAAGTTTGTCGAAAAACTCAATAGTGTGTTTGTCGCCATTGTCCTAGTATCGTTTCTCGGATTATTGCTGCTAGCTGGCGAACAAGTTAAAACCACACAATTATTATTTCAAAATTGGAGTGCTTTAGGTAGCGCCGTTTCTGTGATGGCTGTAGCGTTGTTTTACCATAATGTCGTGCCAGTGGTGGTGACGCAGCTAGAAGGCGACACTCGTAAAATTCGGCAGTCTATTGTGATTGGTTCTCTGATTCCCTTAATCATGTTCCTGGCGTGGAATGCAGTAATTTTGGGCAGCGTCAGCCCGGAGATACTTCAGAAGACTGTCGATGGTAGAACTATATTTGACCCTTTGCAAATTCTGCGTTCAGGTAGTGCTGGAGAGTGGCTGGGCGTACTAGTTTCAATTTTTTCAGAATTTGCGATCGCTACATCATTCATTGGATTTGTCTATGGCTTGCTAGATTTCTTCCAAGAAATTTTCTTCGTTACCCAAGTGCAATTTTCTAGCAGGTTACCGCTTTATTCGGTGATTCTTTTACCTGCTATGAGTTTAGGGGCAATTAATCCCAAAATTTTCTTTACAGCCTTGGATTATGTTGGCACGTTCAATATCTCGGTTTTAGCAGGTATTATTCCCGCGCTGATGACTTGGAAACAGCGTCACAGTTTAGAACAGTCAAATAAAATTCATCAACCACTCGTCCCTGGGGGGAAAGTGACACTAATAGCGATGATTGGCATTGCATTAGTTATTATTGGTAAGGAAATTTGGGCGCTGTAA
- a CDS encoding ATP-binding protein, which produces MTPINFRKLVTQKEFLAILNHLEREMGTTICIEDIKGTALIGIKSDASLSRYPVLLLEEVIGWVVGDQKAASIATLISYLAQQQSEKKSLTKELLEKYQEIDLFQDLSTQVTASLDVQEIARLVIEEARQCIPSSCGAILWLDDKTSWLKILWEYGELSSWSEPLKLGQGIIGTILRSPKGEIVNNVLADPRFVEMEPKVSSLICVPLLSKKQLTGAIVMCNQTPTTYSTKDWKLLSILALQAAGAIEKALLYEQSCNAAQVAQEQAQQLQLTLFELQQTQRKLIQSEKMSSLGNLVAEVAHDMNNPINYVSGNLSHIQQSTQEILDLLQLYQHHYPKPVPEIQTVIENLDLEFLIEDLTKMLSSMIVGVGRMRQLALTLRNFSRLDQAKMKPVDIHEGIESTLLILQGRFKPRERNLGIQIIKEYGDIPLVEGYANQLNQVFMNLIANAIDALEESMISCPWPPMGVKTPENYQIRISTEIVNSNCLKIQISDNGPGIPENIQERLFEPFFTTKPIGKGTGLGLSISHQIIEKHGGLLRCISQMGMGTTFSIEIPVLHNYDFSTD; this is translated from the coding sequence ATGACTCCAATCAATTTTCGTAAGTTAGTCACCCAAAAAGAATTTCTGGCCATCCTCAATCACCTGGAAAGGGAGATGGGCACTACTATTTGTATTGAAGATATCAAGGGTACAGCACTAATTGGTATTAAAAGTGATGCCAGCCTGTCTAGATACCCAGTACTACTGCTAGAAGAAGTAATTGGTTGGGTAGTTGGGGATCAAAAAGCAGCTAGTATTGCTACCCTCATTTCCTACCTAGCACAACAGCAATCCGAGAAAAAGTCATTAACTAAGGAATTGTTAGAAAAGTATCAAGAAATAGACTTATTTCAAGACCTTTCTACACAAGTTACCGCCAGCTTAGATGTGCAAGAAATTGCCAGGTTGGTGATTGAGGAAGCGAGACAATGCATTCCTTCTAGCTGTGGTGCAATTTTATGGTTAGATGACAAAACTAGTTGGCTGAAAATTCTCTGGGAATATGGCGAACTTAGCTCATGGTCAGAACCCCTCAAACTAGGTCAAGGAATCATCGGTACAATTCTGCGATCGCCTAAAGGTGAAATAGTCAACAATGTATTGGCAGATCCCAGATTTGTGGAGATGGAACCTAAAGTTAGCTCTCTGATTTGCGTACCCTTACTGTCTAAAAAGCAGCTAACTGGGGCAATAGTGATGTGTAATCAGACTCCCACAACTTACTCTACTAAAGACTGGAAACTGCTGAGTATTTTGGCATTGCAAGCAGCAGGTGCAATTGAAAAAGCGCTGCTTTACGAGCAAAGTTGTAATGCTGCACAAGTCGCCCAAGAACAAGCGCAGCAACTCCAGCTAACTCTGTTTGAACTTCAGCAAACACAGAGAAAGCTGATTCAAAGTGAGAAAATGTCTTCTCTAGGTAATTTAGTTGCAGAAGTTGCTCACGACATGAATAACCCCATTAACTATGTCAGTGGTAACCTCAGCCATATTCAACAATCTACACAAGAAATTTTAGATTTATTGCAACTTTATCAACATCACTATCCCAAGCCAGTACCAGAAATTCAAACGGTTATCGAAAATCTCGATTTAGAGTTTCTCATCGAAGATTTGACCAAAATGCTGTCCTCCATGATTGTAGGAGTGGGGCGAATGCGCCAACTGGCCTTAACTCTCAGAAACTTCTCCCGCCTAGATCAGGCAAAGATGAAGCCAGTTGACATTCATGAAGGAATCGAAAGCACCTTACTCATCTTACAAGGTAGATTCAAGCCCAGAGAAAGAAACTTAGGTATTCAGATTATTAAAGAGTATGGTGATATTCCCTTGGTTGAAGGCTACGCCAATCAGCTTAATCAGGTATTTATGAATTTAATTGCCAATGCGATCGATGCTTTAGAGGAGTCAATGATCAGTTGTCCATGGCCGCCTATGGGGGTGAAAACACCTGAAAATTACCAAATTCGCATTTCTACTGAGATAGTTAACTCTAATTGCCTAAAAATTCAGATTAGTGATAATGGCCCAGGTATTCCAGAAAATATTCAAGAGCGATTATTTGAGCCATTTTTTACTACTAAACCTATTGGTAAAGGTACTGGATTAGGTCTATCTATCAGCCATCAAATTATTGAAAAACATGGCGGATTGCTGCGTTGTATATCTCAAATGGGAATGGGAACTACTTTTAGTATTGAAATTCCGGTTCTACACAATTATGACTTTTCTACTGATTAA
- a CDS encoding glycerophosphodiester phosphodiesterase — protein MRNTKPIIIAHRGASGYRPEHTLAAYELAIDLGADYIEPDLVATKDGILIARHENEISETTDVASHAEFAQRQTSKIIDGESKTGWFTEDFTLAELKTLRAKERIPEVRSQNTKYDGLFEIPTLQEIIDLAQAKSIAVNRTIGIYPETKHPIYFQSIGLSLEEPLLKTLAANGYQGANAPVFIQSFEVSNLKYLSTKTDLPLVQLINNTGKPYDFIVNGDERTYSDLITASGLKEIAEYAQAIGIHKNLLVPRDSTGKLLPPTSLVTDAHAASLLVHVWTFRNEDLFLPLDFQGNPKQEYELFFSLEIDGVFSDFPDIANTILDFGL, from the coding sequence TTGCGAAATACTAAACCGATTATCATCGCCCATAGAGGGGCTAGCGGCTATCGTCCCGAACATACATTAGCGGCTTATGAATTAGCAATTGATTTAGGGGCTGACTATATTGAACCTGATTTAGTTGCTACTAAAGACGGGATATTAATTGCGCGTCACGAAAATGAAATTTCGGAAACTACTGATGTTGCTAGCCATGCAGAATTCGCTCAACGCCAAACTAGCAAAATCATTGATGGGGAGAGTAAGACAGGCTGGTTTACCGAAGACTTTACCCTAGCCGAACTCAAAACCCTACGAGCAAAAGAGCGAATTCCCGAAGTGCGATCGCAAAATACAAAATATGATGGTTTATTTGAAATTCCTACACTGCAAGAAATCATCGATTTAGCTCAAGCTAAAAGTATTGCGGTTAATCGGACTATTGGCATTTATCCAGAAACTAAGCACCCAATTTATTTTCAATCGATTGGTTTATCTCTAGAAGAACCGCTATTAAAAACTTTAGCAGCTAACGGTTATCAAGGCGCAAATGCACCTGTTTTTATTCAGTCTTTTGAAGTTAGCAACCTCAAATATTTATCAACAAAAACTGATTTACCTCTGGTGCAATTAATTAATAATACTGGTAAACCTTATGATTTTATCGTTAATGGTGATGAGCGCACATATAGCGATTTAATTACAGCCTCAGGGTTAAAAGAAATTGCAGAATATGCACAAGCTATAGGAATTCATAAAAATCTACTTGTTCCCAGAGATAGCACAGGTAAATTACTACCGCCTACATCCTTAGTTACCGATGCTCATGCAGCTTCTTTGCTGGTTCATGTTTGGACTTTCCGCAATGAAGATTTATTTTTACCTTTAGACTTTCAAGGGAATCCAAAACAAGAATATGAACTATTTTTTAGCTTAGAAATTGATGGCGTTTTTAGCGATTTCCCGGATATAGCTAATACAATTTTGGATTTTGGATTGTAA
- a CDS encoding ATP-binding protein: MLRGGKLDQEKTKNAIATIERNAKAQAQLVNDLLDTSRIILGKLRLETQPLNLATVIISAIDSVRHAAEVKDIDLQVQLTNVEPVLGDQNRLQQVVWNLLANAVKFTPQGGWVEVQLQQVDSLVEVRVRDTGVGIKAEFLPYVFERFRQADGSTTREYGGLGLGLAIVRHLVELHGGTVQADSDGEGKGATFMIQLPVMARQESISIPPIASTNGTYKNSDKLKDVRVLVVDDEPDARDLVSAILMQQGAEVCTCASAAQALNKVSTWKPAIILCDIGMPLEDGYDFIRKVRDWESEVAVHIPAIAVTAFAREEDKIKAIASGYQMHIPKPLEPTHLADVVASLVASRTRI, encoded by the coding sequence TTGCTACGTGGGGGGAAGCTTGATCAAGAAAAGACAAAAAATGCGATCGCTACTATCGAGCGAAATGCCAAAGCTCAAGCACAATTAGTCAATGATCTCCTCGACACATCGCGAATTATTCTGGGAAAACTCCGCCTGGAAACACAGCCGTTAAATTTAGCCACTGTGATTATTAGTGCTATCGATTCGGTGCGTCACGCGGCAGAAGTCAAAGACATCGATTTACAAGTACAACTTACCAATGTCGAACCTGTTTTAGGAGACCAAAATCGACTTCAGCAGGTAGTATGGAACCTGCTCGCCAATGCGGTTAAATTCACGCCTCAAGGTGGATGGGTGGAAGTGCAGCTTCAGCAAGTTGACTCACTGGTTGAGGTGAGAGTACGTGACACTGGTGTAGGTATCAAAGCAGAATTTCTGCCATACGTCTTTGAGCGTTTTCGCCAAGCAGACGGCTCAACCACCAGGGAGTATGGTGGTTTAGGCCTGGGTTTGGCGATTGTCCGTCATCTAGTCGAGCTTCATGGTGGAACAGTTCAAGCTGATAGTGATGGAGAGGGGAAGGGGGCAACTTTCATGATTCAACTTCCTGTGATGGCTCGTCAGGAAAGCATTAGCATTCCACCGATCGCATCGACAAATGGCACTTACAAAAACTCTGACAAACTTAAGGATGTGCGGGTGCTAGTGGTGGATGACGAACCTGACGCACGCGATTTAGTCTCCGCAATACTCATGCAACAGGGGGCAGAAGTATGCACTTGCGCCTCTGCTGCACAAGCCCTCAACAAAGTATCCACTTGGAAACCCGCTATCATTCTTTGTGATATCGGGATGCCATTAGAAGACGGCTACGATTTTATTCGCAAAGTCCGAGACTGGGAAAGTGAGGTAGCTGTGCATATTCCAGCTATAGCAGTGACAGCCTTTGCCCGTGAAGAAGATAAAATTAAAGCGATCGCTTCCGGCTATCAAATGCATATCCCTAAACCCCTAGAGCCAACACACTTGGCTGATGTGGTAGCAAGCTTAGTAGCATCAAGAACTAGAATCTAG
- a CDS encoding NAD(P)/FAD-dependent oxidoreductase — MTQRTNRIVILGGGFGGLYTALRLSQLPWESTQKPEIVLVDQSDRFLFSPLLYELLTGELQTWEIAPPFAELLQGTGIRFYQAVVSGIDIDQQRVQLQDGPEIVYDRLVLALGGETPLDLVPGATSYAFPFRTIPDVYRLEERLRVLEESDADKIRVAIVGAGYSGVELACKLADRLGERGRFRLIELSDQILRTSPDFNREAAKKALEARGIFIDLETNVESIAQDTISLEYKNQVDTIPVDLVIWTVGTRVTPVVRSLPLKQNQRGQITATATLQVLDHSEIFALGDLVDCVDAQGQQVPATAQAAFQQADYTAWNIWASLTNRPLLPFQYQKLGEMLALGVDNATLTGLGIKLEGPLAYLARRLAYLYRLPTFDHQLRVGFNWLVRPIIETLSQ; from the coding sequence ATGACTCAACGAACTAATAGAATTGTGATCCTGGGTGGCGGCTTTGGTGGTCTCTATACTGCCTTACGCTTGAGCCAGTTACCTTGGGAGTCTACGCAAAAACCCGAAATTGTCCTGGTAGATCAAAGCGATCGCTTTTTGTTTTCTCCTCTACTCTACGAATTGCTGACGGGCGAACTCCAAACTTGGGAAATTGCCCCACCATTTGCAGAATTATTACAAGGCACAGGTATACGCTTTTATCAAGCTGTGGTGTCTGGCATTGATATCGACCAGCAACGAGTACAGTTACAAGATGGGCCGGAAATCGTTTATGACAGATTAGTGCTGGCGCTGGGTGGAGAAACACCGCTAGATTTGGTTCCCGGTGCCACATCCTATGCTTTCCCCTTCCGCACTATTCCTGATGTTTATCGGCTAGAAGAACGCTTGCGAGTTTTAGAAGAATCCGATGCTGATAAAATTCGGGTGGCAATTGTGGGCGCAGGTTATAGCGGTGTCGAGTTAGCCTGTAAGTTAGCCGACAGACTAGGAGAAAGAGGACGCTTCCGGCTGATAGAACTCAGCGACCAAATTTTACGAACTTCCCCAGACTTTAACCGTGAAGCGGCAAAGAAAGCTTTGGAAGCGCGAGGTATATTTATTGATTTAGAAACCAATGTAGAGTCTATTGCTCAAGATACTATTTCCCTAGAATATAAAAATCAAGTTGATACAATTCCTGTAGATTTGGTGATTTGGACTGTCGGAACGCGAGTAACTCCCGTAGTTAGATCCCTACCACTGAAGCAAAATCAACGCGGTCAAATTACAGCTACAGCTACTCTACAAGTTCTAGACCATTCAGAAATTTTTGCTTTGGGGGATTTAGTAGATTGTGTTGATGCTCAAGGTCAGCAAGTCCCTGCTACTGCTCAAGCTGCTTTTCAACAAGCTGATTATACTGCTTGGAATATTTGGGCTTCCCTGACAAATCGTCCTTTACTTCCCTTCCAATATCAAAAGTTAGGGGAAATGCTGGCGCTGGGAGTAGATAATGCTACTTTAACGGGTTTGGGAATCAAGCTAGAAGGGCCATTGGCATATTTAGCACGTCGTCTTGCCTATCTTTATCGGTTGCCTACTTTCGATCATCAACTCAGAGTTGGTTTTAATTGGCTAGTACGTCCTATTATAGAAACGCTTTCTCAGTAG
- a CDS encoding ChaB family protein, with amino-acid sequence MAYNKIDELPQDIREQLPEHAQQIFFAAFNAAQKDGMSENGAREVAWNSVRNEYQQGNGGQWQRKPEDPPIHHKAITTGGN; translated from the coding sequence ATGGCTTATAACAAGATAGACGAATTACCACAGGATATCAGAGAGCAACTGCCTGAACATGCTCAACAGATTTTCTTTGCAGCTTTCAATGCGGCTCAAAAAGACGGTATGAGTGAAAATGGAGCGCGTGAAGTTGCTTGGAATAGCGTCAGGAATGAATACCAACAAGGTAACGGTGGTCAATGGCAGAGAAAACCAGAAGATCCCCCGATACATCATAAAGCTATCACCACTGGTGGCAATTAA